The window CGGCGCGTGGCGGTGGAGAGAATGAAGATGCTGGTCGACGACCTGCGCGAGCAGGCGGAAGGAGCCCGGTCATGACGTGGTTGTTCGCAGCCTTCGCGGTGGTATGGATTGCCGTTTTCGCCTACCTCGTCCGCATCGGCAACATGCAGAAGAAACTCGAAGACGAAATCGCGGCGCTCAAGGGGAAGCGGTAGCATCCCCTCCGGTTTCGCGTTTGCGCAGCAACGAACCCCCAGGGGTTCGTTGCCATCTGCTGCTTCTTTAGTGGAGGGAGAGGGCGGGGTGACGGGGGATTCTAAGCTCTTCATATCTCATCATCGGTGCAGAAAGCCGCATCCTTGCGAACTGACGCCTATCGGGACTGCGCTCGGCGGACGGCGGGAACGACCTCGTGTCGGCGGTAGATTCGGACCTGGGCCACAGCGCCCTGGGGAAAGTTC is drawn from Candidatus Krumholzibacteriia bacterium and contains these coding sequences:
- a CDS encoding CcmD family protein, producing MTWLFAAFAVVWIAVFAYLVRIGNMQKKLEDEIAALKGKR